One Hordeum vulgare subsp. vulgare chromosome 4H, MorexV3_pseudomolecules_assembly, whole genome shotgun sequence DNA window includes the following coding sequences:
- the LOC123446492 gene encoding basic proline-rich protein-like, with product MSPPTAPHHSPPSPGSGPRSPNRRRGSPACPRALRAPTGMPPVRRGAAPASSRPELSCPPDQQIGAPCPAVVSLLFFLSPLPNPGLPLGVQIPPWPPSASPARRSPCRARIRSGAAISGGFSPCRAHPGLPRTGSTPPSPPLATVDQPPPHVFVCVETSERPCRSLQRLAQPLPLACSPRQPPAAWPRLSQGPTTRSAGHLASTDLGSRPAMYM from the exons ATGTCGCCTCCAACAGCCCCCCACCATAGTCCGCCTAGTCCCGGATCTGGCCCGCGAAGCCCGAATCGCCGCCGTGGCTCACCCGCATGCCCGCGCGCCCTGCGTGCTCCCACAGGCATGCCTCCCGTGCGCCGTGGAGCTGCCCCTGCCTCGAGCCGTCCGGAGCTCAGCTGCCCGCCGGACCAGCAGATCGGTGCCCCGTGCCCCGCCGTCGTCTCCCTTTTATtcttcctctcccctctccctaatCCCGGTCTCCCTCTTGGTGTGCAGATCCCGCCATGGCCGCCCAGTGCCTCGCCGGCGCGCCGCTCGCCCTGTCGTGCTCGGATCCGGTCAGGAGCCGCCATATCCGGCGGATTCTCGCCATGCCGCGCCCATCCCGGCCTTCCCCGCACCGGGTCCACTCCGCCCTCGCCGCCCCTCGCTACCGTTGACCAGCCACCGCCACACGTGTTCGTCTGCGTGGAGACGAGCGAGCGCCCATGCCGCTCGCTGCAGCGGTTGGCCCAGCCGCTCCCGCTGGCCTGCTCCCCGCGCCAGCCTCCAGCCGCGTGGCCCCgcctctcgcaaggcccaaccacCCGATCCGCCGGCCATCTTGCCTCCACCGACCTAGGCTCGAGGCCAGCAAT gtacatgtaa